The sequence below is a genomic window from Cryobacterium arcticum.
CTGAGACAGCACACTAGCAGCGTCCCCCGACAGCGAAGGGACTCAGGTTTTTCTCAGTTTCGCCGCCGATCCGCCGGATATCGTTTCCACTCTCTCGCACCTTCTTGCGAATAATTTCAGACCGAAAGAGCATCATGACCGCCGCCGCACCCCGTTCCCTGCCCTACCCGTTGGGTGCCACCCTCGTCGACGGAGGCGTCGACATGGCGGTGTACTCCGAGACGGCCGACAGCATCGAGTTCTGCGTTTTCGACGAGGACGGCACCGAGACGCGCACGCCGCTGACCAAGCGCACCGGGCACGTTTTCCACGGCATCGTGCCCGGCGCCGGAGTGGGAACCCGGTACGGCCTGCGGGTGCACGGCCCGTGGGATCCGGCGAACGGCGTGCGCCACAACCCGAACAAGCTGCTGCTGGATCCGCACGCCACCGCCGTCTCGGGTGAGTACACCTGGGGCCAGGAGGTTTTCGGCCATGACCAGCAGAATCCGCTCGAACTGGACACCAGCGACTCCGCCGGTCATACCCCGCTGTGCGTGATCACCGACCCGGCCTTCGACTGGGCCGACGACGCCGCACCGCTCACCCCGCTGGCCGAATCGGTCATCTACGAGGTGCACGTCAAGGGCTTCACTCAGACCCACCCCGACGTGCCCGAAGACATCCGCGGCACCTACGCCGGCCTGGCCAGCCCGGCGGCGATCAAGCACTTCACCGACCTCGGCGTGACCGCGGTGGAGCTCATCCCGGTGCAGCAGTTTGTGCAGGACAGCCACCTCGAGGAGAAGGGCCTGCGCAATTACTGGGGCTACAACACCATCGGTTTCTTCGCCCCGCACGGCGACTACGCCGCAGCCGGCGATACCGGCGCCCAGGTTGCCGAGTTCAAGGAGATGGTCAAGGCGCTGCACGCCGCCGGCCTCGAGGTGATCCTCGACGTGGTCTACAACCACACCGCCGAGGGCAACCACATGGGCCCCACCCTCTCGTTCAAGGGCATCGACAACGAGGCCTACTACCGCCTGGTGGAGGGTGACCGGGGCAACTACTTCGACACCACCGGCACCGGCAACAGCGTGAACGTGAGCCACCCGGCCGCGCTCGGCCTGATCATGGATTCGCTGCGCTACTGGGTCACCGAGATGCACGTCGACGGTTTCCGCTTCGACCTGGCCACCACCCTCACCCGGCAGGGCGGCGACGCCGACCTGCACAGCGCCTTCCTCACCCTCATCCAGCAGGACCCGGTGCTCGCGCCGGTCAAGATGATCGCCGAGCCCTGGGACACCGCCGGGTACCAGGTCGGCGGCTTCCCCGCCGACTGGTCGGAGTGGAACGGCAAGTTCCGCGACGACGTGCGCGGCTTCTGGCACGGCAACGCCTCCCTGCTCAGCACCCTGTCGCAGCGAGTGCTCGGCAGCCCCGACGTCTACGAGGCCGACCGCCGCTCTCCGCTCTCCAGCGTCAACTTCGTGACCGCGCACGACGGCTTCACCCTGGCCGACCTCACCATGTACGACGAGAAGCACAACGAGGCCAACGGCGAAGATAACAACGACGGCGAGAGCGACAACCAGTCCACCAACAACGGCGTCGAGGGCCCCACCGACGACGCCGAGGTGAACGAGCGCCGCGACCGGATGCGCCGCAACCTCCTGGCCACCCTGCTGCTGTCCGCGGGGGTGCCGATGATCCTCGGTGGCGACGAACTCGGCCGCAGCCAGGGCGGCAACAACAACGCCTACTGCCAGGACGACGAGATCTCGTGGTACGACTGGGCCAACACCGACACCGGGCTGCTGGACTTCACCCGCACCCTGCTCGAGCTGCGCCGCGAGAACCCCGCGCTGCGGCCGGCCTGGTTCCGGCAGGCGCCCGGAGCAGACGCGACAGACACCGTGCGGGTGCTGCGGGCGGATGCCGAGGAGTTCACCGACGAGGACTGGACCGACGACGACGCCCACGCCATCACCTTCGTGCTGGAGCATGCCGGGGAGGACGCGTTCGCCCTGCTGCTGAACGCGGCCGCGAACGGGGTGGAGTTCACCATCCCCGACGCGCCGAACACCGAGTGGGAACTGGCGGCGTCGAGCGACCCCGACCAGCAGGTGACGGCACCGGTGAGCACCCTCATCGTGCGGGACGGCTCGTTCACGCTGCTGCGGTCGCGCCGCTGAACCGGAGGCGGCCGGCCTGAGGCCGGCCGCCGCTCAGTCGCCCGCGGCGCTTGCGCTTTTGTTTCGAATTCGGCCAATATAGAAACGCCGCCAGCGCCAATATTTGGGGTTCGAGCGCCGGCGTGCAGTTCTCAGCACCGTCTCGGCACGCCTGGACCCGCGTGCCGTCGAGGGTGCCCGTATCCATTCGAAAGGCACTTCCATGTCCCGCACCACGTCCCGTTTGAGGGTCATCATCGCCGCCGCCGTCTTCTCGGTGGGCGCCCTCACCCTGTCGGGCTGCAGCGCGATCACCGACCTGTTCCCCAAGGAAGCCGCCCGCGACGCCGAGACCCAGGAGATCAGCGAGGCCGGTAAGGCCGACGTCTTCACCCTGGCCGTCGGCGACTGCTTCAACGACCAGGATGCCGAGCAGATCGACAGCGTCCAGGCGATTCCCTGCACCGACGCCCACGACTACGAGGCCTACTTCGCCTTCGACGTGAGCGACGACGAGGCCTACCCCGGTGAGGACGCCATCACGACCGTGGCGGAGGAGCGTTGCATGACCGAGTTCGAGACCTTCGTGGGCTCGGACTATGAGGCATCCACCCTGGACTTCAACTACCTCTCCCCCACCGAGGGCAGCTGGGAGAACGGCGACCACGAGATCCTCTGCATCGTGATGGGCCCGGACAAGACCACCGGTTCGCTGGCCGGGGTGGCTCTCTGAGCCTCGCCGACCGCACCACGACGCGGGACATTAAGTCTCGCATCACAAACACATAGAGGATTCTTAGAGTCTGGACACCCTCTACGCAGGTCTGAGGGCGTACCGTAGTACTCGGAGTTCCCCCACTCCAAACATCGGCCCCGGCGCCCGCTCCCTTTCCCCCAAAGCGTGAGCGGCACCGGGGCTTTTCGCTGCCCGGGCGCCTACTGACGATCGACCTGCCGAGCTTTCAGAGCGCGGGCAGAACTGCGGTTCCGGATTCGCCGTAGCGGATGGTGATCTCAGATGTCGTGTCCATGCCCGACGGTGTCGTGAGCACGTGGGTGCGCAGCTTCATGTCGGCCGTGCACATCGGCCCGCCGCTCTGCCCGATCTCGATGCTCAGGGTGTGGCTGTCCTCGACGACCATCGACGCCGGAAAACTGGGACAACTCGAGCTGCCGCCGAGCACGATCGCGAACCGGTCGCCGTCATCCAGCCATCCCGCGCTGGGATACGGATCCAACAGGTTCGCCTCGCCGTCCTCCGGAATCGCTGTCGGCGTCGTGATCGCGTCACTCGGCAGCACGCCGTCGTACTCGGAGTCCGCGATGGATGCCGAGCAGGCGGACACCCCGACCAGACAGAGCACAGCGACACCGACCGTCCGCGCGGTTCTGGTCACTATCCCCATGCCCACACTCTAGAACCGCCCCGCGTGGCTGCGCATAACTCCTGCAATTCGCGCCGGAACGGGGCAGAACGGCCGGTTTTGGCCCGATTACGAAGAACCAGCAGGAGTTATGCTCGCCGCTCCATCCAGTGGTCGGGGGCGGCCAGCGTCTCGAAACCGAATTTGGCATAGAGGCCGTGGGCGGTGGAGGTCGCCAGCACCACCCGCCGCAGGTTGAGCGCGTCGAGTGCGGCGCCGATGTTCTCGATCAGGGTCACCCCCACACCCTGCCCGCGCACCTCAGGGGCGACGAACACATCGCAGAGCCAGGCGAAGGTGACCGAGTCGGTGACCAGGCGCGCGTAGGCGACCTGCCGGCCCGTGAGTGCGTCGAACATGCCGAAGTTCACGGATGCGTCCATCGCGGCATCCTGCACGGCTCGCGTGCGCCCCAGCGCCCAGTACGCCTCGGTGCTCAGCCAGGCGTGCACGAGGGCACGGTCCATCTCGGCGGTGTCTGAAGAAAAGCGGTAGTCGGCATCCGTCATGCGATCACTCAACCGGACCCGACCGCGCAAGCGCAAACCCCGTGCCGGCCGAACCCCGCCGGATGGGGCGTTAGGGGTTCGTGAGGATTCCGGTGGGCGGTGCCGGGCGGGTGTTTACTCAGTTCGTGCTCGTGCGGAGCACACGTGCCGGCCGCCAGAACGACGGCCCATGAATGGAGTGAACGCATGCTCGACATCGTCTACGTGCTCGGCGTCATCGCCGTGTTCGCGCTCATCGGCCTGGTGGCCTGGGGGGTGGCCAAACTGTGATCGTCTTCAACGTCGTCGCCGCGGTGCTCGCCGTGGCCGCCATCGGCTACCTGGTCTACGCCCTCGTGAAGCCGGAGCGGTTCTAGTGCCGGTCTGGCTGGGCGTCCTGCAGGCCCTCACTCTCGTGGCCGTGCTCGCGGTCATCTACCGTCCGCTCGGTGACTACATGGCCACCATCTACTCCTCGCGCAAGCACCTCGCCGTCGAACGCGGTTTCTACCGGCTGATCGGCGTGGATGCCCGCGGCGAGCAGACCTGGTCGGCCTACCTGCGCGGCGTGCTCGCGTTCTCTCTCGTGGGGGTGCTGGTCGTCTACGCGATCCAGCGCGCCCAGGCCGTGCTGCCGTATTCGCTGGGCTTCCCCGCGGTGCCGGAGGGGCTCTCCTTCAACACCGCGGCGTCGTTCGTGACCAACACCAACTGGCAGTCGTACTCCCCCGATGTGACCCTGGGCTACACGGTGCAGCTCACCGGGCTCGCGGTGCAGAACTTCGTCTCGGCCGCCGTGGGTCTGGCCGTGGCCATCGCGCTCGTGCGCGGCCTGATGCTGCGCCGCTCCGGCACCATCGGCAACTTCTGGGTGGACCTCACCCGCGGGGTGCTGCGCCTGCTGCTGCCGCTGGCGGTGATCGGCGCGATCGTGCTGCTGGCCGGCGGGGTGATCCAGAACGTCACCGGATTCACCGACGTGAGCACCCTCACCGGCGCCACCCAGTCGATTCCGGGCGGTCCGGTGGCCTCCCAGGAGGCGATCAAGGAGCTCGGCACCAACGGTGGCGGTTTCTTCAACGCCAACTCGGCGCATCCGTTCGAGAATCCGACCGCCTGGACCAGCCTGTTCCAGATCGTCCTGATGCTGGCGATCCCGTTCAGCCTGCCGCGCACCTTCGGCACCCTGGTGGGCGACAAGCGCCAGGGTTACGCGATCCTGGCCACCATGGCCACGATCTTCGTGGTCTCGCTCACGGCGCTCACGCTGTTCGAACTGGGCGGGGCCGGCACCGCGCCAGGACTGGCCGGCGGCGCCATGGAGGGCAAGGAGACCCGGTTCGGCATCTGGGGGTCCACCCTGTATGCCACCTCGACCACCCTCACGTCCACCGGAGCGGTCAACTCCATGCACGACTCCTACACGGCGCTGGGCGGCATGATGCCGATGCTCAACATGATGCTCGGCGAGGTCGCCCCTGGCGGCGTCGGCTCCGGCCTCTACGGCATGCTGATCCTCGCCGTGATCGCGGTCTTCGTGGCCGGCCTGCTGGTGGGCCGCACCCCGGAATACCTGGGCAAGAAAATCGGCCCGCGCGAGATCAAGCTCGCCAGCCTGTACATCCTGATCACGCCGACCCTGGTGCTGCTCGGCACCGCGCTGTCCTTCGCCATCCCGGCGATCCGGGCGGATGTGGAGACCACGTCGATCTGGAACCCCGGCCTGCACGGCTTCTCCGAGGTGTTGTACGCCTTCACCTCCGCGGCCAACAACAACGGCTCGGCGTTCGCCGGACTCACCGCCAACACGCCCTGGCTCAACACGGCGCTCGGTGTGGTCATGCTGCTCGGGCGGTTCCTGCCGATGGTGTTCGTGCTGGCCCTGGCCGGCTCCTTCGCCGCGCAGGACCGGGTGCCGGCCACCGTGGGCACCCTGCCCACCAACCGGCCCCAGTTTGTGGGCCTGCTCATCGGCGTGACGCTCATCATCACCGCCCTCACCTATTTCCCCGTACTCGCGCTGGGTCCCCTGGCGGAAGGGCTGCAGTAAGCCATGACCACTCTCGTTGACACTCCCACCGCCCCCACCGGCGGCCACCGCCCGAAACCGGCGAAGACGATCAGCGCCGCGCAACTGCTGGCCGCGCTGCCCGGCGCCGCGCGCAAGCTCGACCCGCGCCTGATGTGGCGCAACCCCGTGATGTTCATCGTCGAGATCGGGGCGGTGCTCACCACCCTGCTCGCCGTGGCCGAGCCGTTCCTCGGCGGCCCGGGCGAGTCCGGCGGCTCCGCCGTGCCCGGCTCGTTCACCGTGGGCATCGCGGTGTGGCTCTGGCTCACCGTCATCTTCGCCAACCTGGCCGAGTCCGTGGCCGAGGGGCGCGGCAAGGCCCAGGCCGACAGCCTGCGGCAGACCCGCACGAGCACCAGCGCCACCCAGGTGCTCGATTACCAGGCCGACACCAACCCCGGCGCGGAAGGGGCGTCGGTGCGCACGATCTCCTCGGCCGACCTCACCCTGGGCGACACCGTCATCGTCGTCGCCGGCGAGCTCATCCCCGGCGACGGGGACATCGTCTGGGGCATCGCCTCGATCGACGAATCCGCGATCACGGGTGAATCCGCCCCCGTCGTGCGGGAATCCGGCGGCGACCGTAGCGCCGTCACCGGCGGCACCCGGGTGCTCTCCGACCGCATCGTGGTCCGCATCACGAGTAAACCCGGTGAGACCTTCGTCGACCGCATGATCGCCCTCGTCGAGGGAGCCGCCCGGCAGAAGACCCCCAACGAGTTGGCGCTGAACATCCTGCTCGCCAGCCTGTCGATCGTCTTCCTCGTCGTGGTGCTCACCCTCAACCCGATCGCCAGCTACTCCGCGGCGACGGTGAGCCTTCCCGTGCTCGTGGCCCTGCTGGTCTGCCTGATCCCCACCACGATCGGTGCGCTGCTCTCGGCCATCGGCATCGCCGGCATGGACCGGCTCGTGCAGCGGAACGTGCTGGCCATGTCGGGCCGCGCGGTCGAGGCGGCCGGTGACGTCACCATCCTGCTGCTCGACAAGACCGGCACCATCACCTACGGCAACCGGCAGGCCCGCGAATTCGCCCCGCTGACCGGCGTCACCGAGGCCGAACTGGTGCGCGCCGCGGCGCTCTCGTCGCTGAGCGACCCCACCCCGGAAGGCAAGTCCATCGTGGACCTCGCCGCGGAGCGGGGCTTCCACCGGCCCGACAGCCTGGCCGGCGACATCGTGCCGTTCACCGCGCAGACCCGCATGAGCGGCATCGACCTGACCGCAGGCGGCCAGATCCGCAAGGGAGCCGGCTCGGCCGTGCTGGCCTGGGTCGGCGAGGCGGGGCCCGTGGCCGACACCGTGCTGACCGAGCTCACCGCCGAGGTGGAACGCATCTCCCGACTGGGCGGCACGCCGCTCGTCGTGGCCGTGGGTACAGCCGCGACCGGCACATCCGTTGCGGCCGGCACGGATGCCCCCGACCTCGGCGAGCGCACCGTGCTCGGCGTGGTCTACCTCAAGGACATCGTCAAGGAGGGCATCAAGGAGCGCTTCGCCGAGCTGCGCTCGATGGGCATCCGCACCATCATGGTCACCGGCGACAACGCCCTGACCGCCACCACCATCGCGGCCGAGGCCGGTGTCGACGACTTCCTCGCCGAGGCCACCCCGGAGGACAAGCTCGCGCTGATCCGCCGGGAACAGGAGGGCGGCAACCTCGTGGCGATGACCGGCGACGGCACCAACGACGCCCCGGCGCTGGCGCAGGCCGACGTGGGGGTGGCGATGAACACCGGCACCTCCGCCGCGAAGGAGGCCGGCAACATGGTCGACCTCGACTCCGACCCCACCAAGCTCATCGACATCGTGCGCATCGGCAAGCAACTGCTGATCACCCGCGGGGCGCTCACCACGTTCTCCATCGCCAACGACGTGGCCAAGTACTTCGCCATCATCCCGGCCATGTTCGCCGGGGTGTTCCCCGGGCTCGCGGTGCTCAACATCATGCAGCTGAACTCACCGGCGTCGGCGATCCTCTCGGCGATCATCTTCAACGCCATCATCATCGTGGCGCTGATCCCGCTGGCCCTGCGCGGGGTGCGCTACCGCCCCGCGAGCGCGTCGAGCATCCTGGGCCGCAACCTGCTCATCTACGGTCTCGGCGGGGTGATCGCCCCGTTCCTGGGCATCAAGCTCATCGACCTCGTCGTGTCGCTGCTCCCCGGGTTCTAGGGCCATGACCTCCTTCCCGCTTCCTCTCCCCGTGCGCACATTCCTCGAACGCCACACAGAACGGACCTTGCTCCCATGAACGCCTCCCGTCCCCGCACCGGCCCCCTCACCCGGCCCTACTGGGTGGCCCTCAAGGCCATGCTCGTCTTCACGGTCGTGCTCGGCATCGCCTACCCGCTGGTCATCACCATCGTGGGCCAAGTGGCTCTG
It includes:
- the glgX gene encoding glycogen debranching protein GlgX, producing MTAAAPRSLPYPLGATLVDGGVDMAVYSETADSIEFCVFDEDGTETRTPLTKRTGHVFHGIVPGAGVGTRYGLRVHGPWDPANGVRHNPNKLLLDPHATAVSGEYTWGQEVFGHDQQNPLELDTSDSAGHTPLCVITDPAFDWADDAAPLTPLAESVIYEVHVKGFTQTHPDVPEDIRGTYAGLASPAAIKHFTDLGVTAVELIPVQQFVQDSHLEEKGLRNYWGYNTIGFFAPHGDYAAAGDTGAQVAEFKEMVKALHAAGLEVILDVVYNHTAEGNHMGPTLSFKGIDNEAYYRLVEGDRGNYFDTTGTGNSVNVSHPAALGLIMDSLRYWVTEMHVDGFRFDLATTLTRQGGDADLHSAFLTLIQQDPVLAPVKMIAEPWDTAGYQVGGFPADWSEWNGKFRDDVRGFWHGNASLLSTLSQRVLGSPDVYEADRRSPLSSVNFVTAHDGFTLADLTMYDEKHNEANGEDNNDGESDNQSTNNGVEGPTDDAEVNERRDRMRRNLLATLLLSAGVPMILGGDELGRSQGGNNNAYCQDDEISWYDWANTDTGLLDFTRTLLELRRENPALRPAWFRQAPGADATDTVRVLRADAEEFTDEDWTDDDAHAITFVLEHAGEDAFALLLNAAANGVEFTIPDAPNTEWELAASSDPDQQVTAPVSTLIVRDGSFTLLRSRR
- a CDS encoding septum formation family protein, whose amino-acid sequence is MSRTTSRLRVIIAAAVFSVGALTLSGCSAITDLFPKEAARDAETQEISEAGKADVFTLAVGDCFNDQDAEQIDSVQAIPCTDAHDYEAYFAFDVSDDEAYPGEDAITTVAEERCMTEFETFVGSDYEASTLDFNYLSPTEGSWENGDHEILCIVMGPDKTTGSLAGVAL
- a CDS encoding GNAT family N-acetyltransferase, with the protein product MTDADYRFSSDTAEMDRALVHAWLSTEAYWALGRTRAVQDAAMDASVNFGMFDALTGRQVAYARLVTDSVTFAWLCDVFVAPEVRGQGVGVTLIENIGAALDALNLRRVVLATSTAHGLYAKFGFETLAAPDHWMERRA
- the kdpF gene encoding K(+)-transporting ATPase subunit F, with product MIVFNVVAAVLAVAAIGYLVYALVKPERF
- the kdpA gene encoding potassium-transporting ATPase subunit KdpA, whose translation is MPVWLGVLQALTLVAVLAVIYRPLGDYMATIYSSRKHLAVERGFYRLIGVDARGEQTWSAYLRGVLAFSLVGVLVVYAIQRAQAVLPYSLGFPAVPEGLSFNTAASFVTNTNWQSYSPDVTLGYTVQLTGLAVQNFVSAAVGLAVAIALVRGLMLRRSGTIGNFWVDLTRGVLRLLLPLAVIGAIVLLAGGVIQNVTGFTDVSTLTGATQSIPGGPVASQEAIKELGTNGGGFFNANSAHPFENPTAWTSLFQIVLMLAIPFSLPRTFGTLVGDKRQGYAILATMATIFVVSLTALTLFELGGAGTAPGLAGGAMEGKETRFGIWGSTLYATSTTLTSTGAVNSMHDSYTALGGMMPMLNMMLGEVAPGGVGSGLYGMLILAVIAVFVAGLLVGRTPEYLGKKIGPREIKLASLYILITPTLVLLGTALSFAIPAIRADVETTSIWNPGLHGFSEVLYAFTSAANNNGSAFAGLTANTPWLNTALGVVMLLGRFLPMVFVLALAGSFAAQDRVPATVGTLPTNRPQFVGLLIGVTLIITALTYFPVLALGPLAEGLQ
- the kdpB gene encoding potassium-transporting ATPase subunit KdpB; amino-acid sequence: MTTLVDTPTAPTGGHRPKPAKTISAAQLLAALPGAARKLDPRLMWRNPVMFIVEIGAVLTTLLAVAEPFLGGPGESGGSAVPGSFTVGIAVWLWLTVIFANLAESVAEGRGKAQADSLRQTRTSTSATQVLDYQADTNPGAEGASVRTISSADLTLGDTVIVVAGELIPGDGDIVWGIASIDESAITGESAPVVRESGGDRSAVTGGTRVLSDRIVVRITSKPGETFVDRMIALVEGAARQKTPNELALNILLASLSIVFLVVVLTLNPIASYSAATVSLPVLVALLVCLIPTTIGALLSAIGIAGMDRLVQRNVLAMSGRAVEAAGDVTILLLDKTGTITYGNRQAREFAPLTGVTEAELVRAAALSSLSDPTPEGKSIVDLAAERGFHRPDSLAGDIVPFTAQTRMSGIDLTAGGQIRKGAGSAVLAWVGEAGPVADTVLTELTAEVERISRLGGTPLVVAVGTAATGTSVAAGTDAPDLGERTVLGVVYLKDIVKEGIKERFAELRSMGIRTIMVTGDNALTATTIAAEAGVDDFLAEATPEDKLALIRREQEGGNLVAMTGDGTNDAPALAQADVGVAMNTGTSAAKEAGNMVDLDSDPTKLIDIVRIGKQLLITRGALTTFSIANDVAKYFAIIPAMFAGVFPGLAVLNIMQLNSPASAILSAIIFNAIIIVALIPLALRGVRYRPASASSILGRNLLIYGLGGVIAPFLGIKLIDLVVSLLPGF